In one window of Candidatus Sulfuricurvum sp. RIFRC-1 DNA:
- the polA gene encoding DNA polymerase I — MAQQVVTIIDTFGFFFRSFYALPPLKNKHGFPTGLLTGFINFIASLHKDHSSDYLIFALDAKGPSFRAEIDPNYKANRSPAPEELVMQLPIAIDWIDKMGYKSLSMSGYEADDMIASVVRAARQHGFLVRVVSHDKDLYQLIDDDRVVLVDAISKKVMNERHCDEKYGVHPRQFIDYQSLIGDTADNVPGVKGIGKVTAQKLLEQFGTLDEMYARLDEVTPPRIKGLLETYRDDAFRSRELVRLKDDVFETLDFSEFSMHFDNPFLPIYDDLVHYEMNAVLRTLKAKALFEESQSSSSPSLVVNEVKTPIPTQCESIDGCSVLIDHDADLMSIIASISEDTLVAFDTETTGLDPIKDHLVGFSFSLDGKTGYYVPMNHSYLGVGNQVTADSAKKAIKEIFTHKVIGHNIKFDLHFVTRFLEVDRLSIYADTMVLAWLTDSARSLSMDNLSQNLLNHEMIHFKDTVKKGENFASVAIEDACKYAGEDAYITYRLYDVLREQLLLKGGQEALDEAFNVEFPFTITLLGMEREGIAVDTAVLELFKKEVALEIATLTEQIHSACGTVFNLNSPKQLGVILFETLGLPHGKKTKTGYSTDEQVLEGLKNEHPVIAMLLQYREYHKLFSTYIEPLIALAQNDPASRIYTSFVQSGTATGRLSSKNPNLQNIPVKTALGMRIREAFIAPKRKKLIGIDYSQIELRLLAHFSEDTVLVNAFNEGHDIHMQTAIALFGETEAASKRNIAKTVNFGLLYGMGQKKLSDTLGITTKEAKEIIERYFETFPSVKGYFSGIVEQAKEMGYVETLLHRRRYFDFASATPMLKAAYERESVNTVFQGSASDLIKLSMNKIDTMIRTEALRARMLLQIHDELIFEVDEDMAEEYARRFVEVMESILELRVPLKTSMHIGNHWGELK; from the coding sequence ATGGCGCAGCAAGTCGTTACCATTATCGATACGTTTGGATTTTTTTTCCGCAGTTTTTATGCTCTTCCTCCGCTCAAAAATAAACACGGTTTTCCTACCGGTCTTTTGACCGGATTTATCAACTTTATCGCCTCTTTGCACAAAGATCACAGCAGTGATTATCTGATATTTGCCCTCGATGCAAAAGGGCCGAGCTTCCGTGCCGAAATTGACCCCAATTATAAAGCCAACCGCTCTCCGGCACCCGAAGAGTTGGTCATGCAACTTCCCATCGCGATTGATTGGATCGATAAAATGGGGTATAAATCGCTTTCCATGAGCGGCTATGAAGCGGATGATATGATTGCTTCGGTTGTGAGAGCAGCGCGACAACACGGATTCTTGGTACGCGTTGTTTCCCACGATAAAGACCTCTATCAGCTGATCGATGACGATCGGGTTGTATTGGTCGATGCGATCAGCAAAAAAGTGATGAATGAACGCCATTGCGATGAAAAATACGGGGTTCATCCGCGTCAGTTTATTGATTATCAATCCCTGATTGGAGATACTGCCGACAACGTCCCCGGGGTTAAAGGGATTGGAAAAGTAACGGCGCAAAAGCTTCTTGAACAGTTTGGGACATTGGATGAGATGTATGCGAGGCTGGACGAGGTGACACCGCCTCGGATCAAAGGGCTATTGGAAACCTATAGGGATGATGCGTTCCGCTCTCGTGAGTTGGTTCGCCTTAAAGATGATGTGTTTGAGACTCTCGATTTTTCTGAGTTTTCGATGCACTTTGATAATCCGTTTTTACCGATTTACGATGATTTGGTCCATTATGAGATGAATGCGGTACTTCGTACTCTTAAAGCGAAAGCACTGTTTGAAGAGTCGCAATCATCTTCTTCACCTTCGTTGGTTGTAAATGAGGTTAAAACCCCTATACCGACACAATGTGAGAGTATTGATGGATGCAGTGTATTGATTGATCATGATGCCGATTTAATGAGTATCATTGCTTCGATCTCTGAAGATACCCTTGTGGCATTTGATACCGAAACCACCGGACTCGATCCTATTAAAGACCATTTAGTCGGGTTTAGTTTTAGTCTGGATGGTAAAACGGGGTATTACGTCCCTATGAATCACAGCTATCTTGGTGTTGGGAATCAGGTTACTGCCGATTCTGCCAAAAAAGCGATCAAAGAAATTTTTACCCATAAAGTCATAGGGCATAATATCAAATTTGATCTCCATTTCGTTACCCGATTTTTAGAGGTGGATCGTCTCTCTATTTATGCTGACACGATGGTGTTGGCGTGGCTTACCGATTCGGCACGCTCACTCTCTATGGATAATCTTTCTCAGAATCTTTTGAATCATGAGATGATCCATTTTAAAGACACAGTCAAAAAAGGGGAAAACTTCGCCTCCGTAGCGATCGAGGATGCGTGTAAATACGCCGGAGAAGATGCCTATATCACCTATCGTCTCTACGACGTACTCCGTGAGCAACTATTGCTTAAAGGGGGTCAGGAAGCACTCGATGAAGCATTTAATGTTGAGTTTCCGTTTACCATCACGTTACTGGGTATGGAGAGAGAGGGGATTGCCGTCGATACGGCAGTATTGGAACTCTTTAAAAAAGAGGTAGCCTTAGAGATTGCAACGCTTACCGAGCAAATCCACAGTGCGTGCGGCACGGTCTTTAATCTCAATTCTCCGAAACAGCTGGGAGTTATCCTATTTGAAACGCTTGGATTGCCGCACGGCAAAAAAACCAAAACGGGATACAGTACGGATGAGCAGGTTTTGGAAGGATTGAAAAATGAACATCCGGTCATAGCGATGTTGCTTCAATACCGTGAGTATCATAAGCTCTTTTCTACGTATATCGAACCGTTGATTGCGTTAGCGCAAAATGATCCCGCTTCCCGTATTTATACCTCGTTTGTTCAGAGCGGTACGGCTACGGGACGGCTCAGTTCTAAAAATCCAAACCTCCAAAACATCCCCGTCAAAACGGCACTGGGAATGCGTATCCGAGAAGCATTTATTGCCCCTAAGAGGAAAAAACTGATCGGAATCGACTATTCGCAGATTGAATTGCGTCTTTTGGCCCATTTTAGCGAAGACACTGTGTTGGTCAACGCCTTTAATGAGGGGCACGATATCCATATGCAAACGGCGATAGCCCTTTTCGGTGAAACCGAAGCCGCGAGTAAACGTAACATCGCCAAAACAGTCAATTTCGGTCTATTGTACGGGATGGGACAGAAAAAGCTCTCCGATACACTGGGGATAACGACGAAAGAGGCAAAAGAGATCATCGAGCGCTATTTCGAGACGTTTCCGAGTGTCAAGGGATATTTCAGCGGCATCGTAGAACAAGCCAAAGAGATGGGATACGTCGAGACGCTCTTGCACCGCCGTCGTTATTTTGATTTCGCTTCTGCCACTCCGATGCTCAAAGCGGCGTATGAGCGCGAATCGGTCAATACGGTCTTCCAAGGCTCTGCATCCGATCTCATCAAACTCTCAATGAACAAAATCGATACGATGATCCGCACCGAGGCTCTTCGCGCCCGAATGCTATTACAAATTCACGATGAACTGATTTTTGAGGTGGATGAGGATATGGCAGAGGAATATGCACGCCGTTTTGTCGAGGTGATGGAAAGCATTTTAGAACTGCGTGTCCCGCTGAAAACCTCGATGCACATCGGGAATCACTGGGGTGAGTTGAAATAA
- a CDS encoding tetratricopeptide repeat protein, whose product MEIDFYNAGMNAYSAKRFEEAKDWFIQSEDDPRCFYALGTLYYNGQGVVRNFTQSTAYYSKAAEAGILPAQVSAGFAYANAMGVPEDFDKAAYYLKMAVAQGEPAAKITLAEIYAKGFAGGSRKEAAVLIREVLSSTGGEEAYDVYTRYDLGNVK is encoded by the coding sequence TTGGAAATAGATTTTTACAATGCCGGAATGAATGCCTACAGTGCAAAGCGATTTGAGGAAGCCAAAGATTGGTTTATCCAAAGTGAGGATGATCCTCGTTGTTTTTATGCTTTGGGGACTCTCTATTACAACGGTCAAGGGGTAGTGCGGAATTTTACCCAATCAACAGCGTATTATTCCAAAGCGGCTGAAGCGGGGATTTTACCCGCTCAGGTGAGTGCCGGATTTGCGTATGCCAATGCGATGGGAGTTCCTGAAGATTTTGACAAAGCAGCCTATTATCTCAAAATGGCGGTAGCGCAGGGTGAACCGGCAGCTAAGATCACGCTGGCGGAGATTTACGCAAAAGGGTTTGCCGGAGGGAGTCGTAAAGAAGCGGCAGTATTGATCCGTGAAGTCTTATCGAGTACCGGCGGTGAAGAAGCGTATGATGTTTACACCCGTTATGATTTAGGAAATGTGAAATAA
- the fliN gene encoding flagellar motor switch protein FliN: MDETVATSGGSLPNHPFDAAKELSWMDYEGLLDMEVEFVADLGQTTLSLGDILKLEKGSVIDLGKPAGESVESYVNRRIIGKGEVMVYEKNLAIRINEVLDSSAVLYYLSKERL; encoded by the coding sequence ATGGATGAGACTGTAGCAACTTCGGGAGGTTCACTTCCCAATCACCCCTTTGATGCCGCCAAAGAGCTTTCATGGATGGATTATGAAGGATTGCTGGATATGGAGGTTGAGTTTGTCGCCGATTTAGGACAGACAACCCTCTCGCTCGGAGATATTCTAAAACTGGAAAAAGGGTCTGTCATCGATTTGGGCAAACCGGCCGGTGAGAGCGTAGAATCGTATGTTAATCGCCGTATCATTGGTAAAGGTGAAGTTATGGTGTATGAAAAAAACTTAGCAATCCGTATCAATGAGGTACTCGATTCGAGTGCCGTACTTTATTACCTTTCAAAAGAGAGACTATGA
- a CDS encoding HigA family addiction module antitoxin, with translation MQEIRPSTHPGIILKLEFAEPLGLTQARMAEDLGVGIKTLSELYNQKRGISAVMALKLSEYFGTTPQFWMTLQDNFDLYQAYMQEKTSIQKIKKLQVA, from the coding sequence ATGCAAGAGATTCGACCATCCACCCATCCGGGTATCATTCTAAAGCTCGAATTCGCCGAACCGCTTGGGCTTACGCAGGCACGCATGGCAGAAGACCTCGGAGTAGGGATTAAGACCCTGAGCGAGCTTTATAACCAAAAACGCGGTATCAGTGCGGTAATGGCACTCAAACTCTCGGAGTATTTTGGGACGACTCCGCAGTTTTGGATGACATTGCAGGATAATTTTGATTTGTATCAAGCCTATATGCAAGAAAAAACGTCAATTCAAAAGATTAAAAAATTGCAAGTGGCGTAA
- a CDS encoding chemotaxis protein CheX, giving the protein MLPIIVHAAENFCLHQLRLPFERITDFPQKRTLLAYIDVESHDKSLHRVYIGCDDTLIQFIAETFLGEDESDEQTLIDMLLETTNMIVGSAKVLAEESYETTMSIMTPFFVSNGDTEGDLDGIQHLSVENGAMTIALKRL; this is encoded by the coding sequence ATGTTACCGATCATTGTTCATGCAGCTGAGAATTTTTGCCTCCACCAATTACGCCTCCCCTTTGAACGAATCACCGACTTTCCTCAAAAGAGAACACTTCTTGCTTATATCGATGTTGAATCACATGATAAAAGTTTACATCGGGTCTATATCGGATGCGATGACACTCTGATCCAATTCATTGCGGAAACATTTCTGGGTGAAGATGAGAGCGATGAACAGACACTTATTGATATGCTTTTGGAGACAACCAATATGATCGTCGGAAGTGCAAAAGTACTGGCTGAAGAGTCGTATGAAACGACCATGAGTATTATGACCCCTTTTTTCGTCTCAAATGGTGATACTGAAGGTGATCTGGATGGAATACAACACCTTAGCGTCGAGAACGGCGCAATGACAATTGCATTAAAAAGGCTTTAA
- a CDS encoding HDOD domain-containing protein, with protein MKSSIINSIKSLPPLPKTVIDMQRVCNDPNSSIHDLVKTVETDPMIVANLLKAANSPLYSFRREINNVGQAVALFGMSMTRSIGLGNSVRKLLNVDMEPYGITSDHFAEISSMQAALMHNWYTKIDRAKADKLFLASFLQETGKIIIASDVIQEDLATNFKADIDSAIDIASVERSYIQETTATVTAAIFTHWNFDKEFVEMIEYSDNPENAPEEIKEFSTALHIVKTIIPINDPFGEHGVAFGLKKAEAAGYDVTKLQAAIDSILDKLHVN; from the coding sequence ATGAAAAGCTCGATTATAAACAGTATTAAATCTTTGCCTCCGCTTCCTAAAACCGTTATTGATATGCAGCGGGTATGCAACGATCCCAATTCATCGATTCATGATTTGGTGAAAACCGTTGAGACCGATCCGATGATCGTTGCAAACTTACTCAAAGCGGCAAATTCACCCCTTTACAGCTTTCGTCGAGAGATCAACAATGTCGGTCAAGCGGTCGCATTGTTCGGGATGAGTATGACCCGTTCAATCGGACTTGGCAATTCGGTACGAAAACTGTTGAATGTTGATATGGAACCGTATGGAATCACTTCAGACCATTTTGCTGAGATTTCATCGATGCAGGCGGCCTTGATGCACAACTGGTATACTAAAATCGACCGTGCAAAAGCGGATAAGCTTTTTCTTGCGTCATTTTTACAAGAGACCGGAAAAATTATTATTGCCAGCGATGTCATTCAAGAAGATTTGGCAACAAATTTTAAGGCTGATATTGATTCGGCTATCGACATCGCCTCTGTTGAGCGCTCATACATCCAAGAGACGACGGCAACGGTAACAGCAGCGATCTTTACCCACTGGAATTTCGATAAAGAGTTCGTTGAGATGATTGAATACTCCGATAATCCTGAAAATGCTCCTGAAGAGATCAAAGAGTTTTCTACGGCTCTTCATATTGTGAAAACCATCATTCCGATCAATGATCCGTTCGGAGAACACGGAGTAGCTTTTGGACTTAAAAAGGCAGAAGCAGCAGGATATGATGTGACAAAACTTCAAGCGGCGATTGACTCGATTCTTGATAAATTGCACGTGAACTAA
- the uvrA gene encoding excinuclease ABC subunit UvrA, whose amino-acid sequence MDKIKIIGAREHNLKNISLEIPKNKLIVCTGISGSGKSTLAFDTLYAEGQRRYIESLSSYARQFLDRVGKPDVDKIEGLTPAIAIDQKTTSKNPRSTVGTITEIYDYLRLLYARIGIQHCHLCGKKISKMSAQDIIDQVLKLPDGAKIVILAPLVREKKGSFADILESLRHKGYVRAMVDGVMVRLDEEIELSKTKKHTLKVVIDRLIIKDDNHDRVAQDVEKALKESYGEVEIEIQNHDEVGMSEKLIHYSEHSACFDCKVSFDPLEPLSFSFNSPKGACSECDGLGIRYALDYDKIIDSELPIEKGAIKIVYGFNKGYYFTFLKAFCTASGISITAPFYTLEEYQKKAILHGSVDEVEFKWQDHPIKRTWPGIVRIAYDIFKDEKDLADYMSEKPCNICNSHRLKRESLAVRVADKGIGDVISMPLKDSYAWFADPQTFENLSDQSSMIASSILNEIRERLFFLYDVGLGYLSLSRDARTISGGEAQRIRIASQIGSGLTGVMYVLDEPSIGLHERDTLKLIRTLRSLQEKGNTVIVVEHDKETIENADYIVDIGPGAGKFGGNVVFAGTLEEMKKSDTLTAQYLSGRKKIEYFYRREQKEWMSINNVTLNNITDLSVKIPLHNFVCVTGVSGSGKSSLILQTLLPVTREILNHARKINRVAGVEVEGLEKLDKVIYLDQSPIGRTPRSNPATYTGVMDEIRNLFAKTKEAQIRGYTASRFSFNVKGGRCEKCQGEGEIKIEMHFLPDIMVKCDSCHGSRYNLQTLQVEYKGKTISDVLNMSVGEALEFFAPIPKIKAILQTLSDVGLDYITLGQNAVTLSGGEAQRIKLAKELSRRDTGNTLYILDEPTTGLHFDDVNRLTKVLHNFVELGNSVLVIEHNLDMIKNADYIIDMGPEGGSGGGLLVAQGDPECVARDWEKTGSFTGKYLALELNRL is encoded by the coding sequence ATGGATAAAATAAAAATTATTGGTGCACGAGAACACAATCTCAAAAACATTTCATTGGAAATTCCAAAAAATAAACTGATCGTATGTACCGGAATCAGCGGAAGCGGAAAATCGACGTTAGCGTTTGATACCCTTTATGCTGAAGGGCAACGTCGTTACATCGAATCACTCTCTTCGTACGCACGGCAGTTTTTGGATCGTGTCGGCAAACCGGATGTGGATAAAATCGAAGGGCTTACCCCAGCCATCGCAATCGATCAGAAAACCACCTCCAAAAATCCCCGCTCAACGGTAGGGACGATCACCGAAATCTATGACTATCTCCGCCTTTTGTATGCCCGTATTGGAATTCAGCACTGTCATCTCTGCGGTAAAAAAATCTCTAAAATGTCGGCTCAGGATATTATCGATCAGGTATTGAAACTCCCTGATGGGGCAAAAATCGTTATTTTGGCACCGCTCGTTCGGGAGAAAAAAGGTTCCTTCGCCGATATTCTTGAATCGCTTCGGCACAAGGGATACGTTCGTGCGATGGTGGATGGGGTCATGGTACGCCTTGATGAGGAGATCGAACTCTCAAAAACCAAAAAGCATACTCTTAAAGTGGTGATTGACCGTCTGATCATCAAAGATGACAACCATGATCGTGTGGCTCAAGACGTCGAAAAAGCGCTCAAAGAGTCCTATGGCGAGGTAGAGATCGAAATCCAAAACCATGATGAAGTAGGGATGAGCGAAAAACTAATTCACTACAGTGAGCATAGTGCCTGTTTTGACTGTAAAGTGAGTTTTGATCCGCTCGAACCCCTCTCGTTTTCGTTTAACTCTCCCAAAGGGGCCTGCAGCGAGTGTGATGGTCTGGGAATCCGATATGCCCTCGATTATGACAAAATCATCGACTCTGAACTTCCCATCGAGAAAGGGGCGATCAAAATCGTATACGGGTTTAACAAGGGGTATTACTTTACCTTCCTAAAAGCGTTTTGTACCGCATCGGGGATCAGTATCACCGCACCGTTTTACACCCTTGAAGAGTATCAAAAGAAAGCGATTCTCCACGGCAGTGTCGATGAAGTAGAATTTAAATGGCAAGATCACCCTATTAAACGCACGTGGCCGGGGATCGTTAGAATCGCATACGATATTTTCAAAGATGAAAAAGATCTCGCCGATTATATGTCTGAAAAACCGTGTAATATTTGTAACTCTCACCGGCTCAAGCGGGAATCATTGGCGGTACGCGTTGCCGATAAAGGGATCGGTGACGTGATCTCTATGCCGCTTAAAGATTCGTACGCATGGTTTGCCGATCCTCAGACCTTTGAAAATCTGAGCGATCAAAGTTCGATGATTGCCTCTTCAATTTTGAATGAAATTCGTGAACGTCTTTTCTTCCTCTATGATGTGGGGTTGGGGTACCTTTCCCTCAGCCGTGATGCTCGTACCATCAGTGGGGGTGAAGCACAGCGTATCCGTATTGCTTCACAGATCGGGAGCGGTTTGACGGGGGTGATGTATGTCCTCGATGAGCCGAGTATCGGGTTGCATGAGCGTGATACCCTAAAACTGATCCGTACTCTTCGATCTTTGCAGGAGAAAGGGAATACGGTTATTGTCGTTGAACACGACAAAGAGACGATTGAGAATGCTGACTATATCGTGGACATCGGACCGGGTGCGGGGAAATTCGGCGGTAATGTCGTTTTTGCCGGAACCCTCGAAGAGATGAAAAAAAGCGATACCCTCACCGCACAGTATCTTTCCGGTCGGAAAAAGATCGAGTATTTTTACCGTAGAGAGCAAAAAGAGTGGATGTCGATTAACAATGTCACCCTTAATAATATTACCGATTTAAGCGTCAAAATTCCTCTGCATAATTTTGTTTGTGTTACGGGAGTGAGTGGGAGCGGGAAAAGTTCGCTGATTTTACAAACGCTTCTTCCGGTTACTCGTGAGATTCTCAACCATGCCCGAAAAATCAACCGCGTTGCAGGGGTCGAAGTGGAGGGGTTGGAGAAACTCGATAAAGTGATTTATCTCGATCAAAGTCCTATCGGGCGTACACCGCGTTCCAATCCGGCCACCTATACCGGGGTGATGGATGAGATTCGTAACCTTTTTGCTAAAACCAAAGAGGCACAGATTCGTGGATATACGGCGTCACGCTTTAGTTTCAATGTCAAGGGCGGGCGATGTGAGAAGTGTCAGGGGGAAGGGGAGATCAAGATCGAGATGCACTTTTTACCTGACATTATGGTCAAATGTGATTCATGTCACGGCAGCCGCTATAACCTCCAAACGCTTCAAGTGGAGTACAAAGGGAAAACGATTTCGGATGTTCTCAACATGAGTGTTGGGGAAGCGTTGGAATTTTTTGCTCCGATCCCGAAGATCAAAGCAATTTTGCAAACGTTGAGCGATGTGGGATTGGACTATATTACTCTAGGACAAAATGCGGTTACCCTCTCCGGCGGGGAAGCACAACGGATCAAACTGGCCAAAGAGTTGAGCCGCCGCGATACGGGGAATACTCTTTATATCCTCGATGAGCCGACGACAGGATTGCATTTCGATGATGTCAACCGCCTCACGAAGGTCCTCCATAATTTCGTGGAATTGGGGAACTCGGTACTCGTTATCGAACATAATCTCGATATGATTAAAAATGCCGACTATATCATTGATATGGGACCCGAAGGGGGAAGCGGAGGCGGATTGCTCGTCGCACAGGGTGATCCTGAATGTGTTGCTCGAGATTGGGAAAAAACCGGAAGTTTTACCGGAAAATATTTGGCTCTTGAGCTAAATAGGCTATAA
- a CDS encoding SatD family protein, whose amino-acid sequence MQYILMGDVIKSRQKDSELLWNDLNEIVEKANDTFATDILSPLQIKIGDEFQVVMKDIASTLQLLYYLNIYFTYKSIKVRFAIGYGDIETVINSSSANNMMGKGLTETYEILNDKKDSNRYRFYIQENKNIEIALNSIGLLLSEIEEMKVSKKQSEYLYRKVVLHQEIDQIAESMQVSERSVYGYEKRSHYKLFHKIFVSIEEILR is encoded by the coding sequence ATGCAATATATTTTAATGGGTGACGTGATTAAGAGTCGACAAAAAGATTCTGAACTTCTATGGAATGATCTAAACGAAATTGTTGAAAAAGCAAATGATACATTCGCAACAGATATTTTGTCACCTTTACAGATAAAAATCGGTGATGAATTTCAGGTTGTGATGAAAGATATAGCTTCAACATTACAACTGCTTTATTATCTTAATATTTACTTCACCTATAAAAGTATAAAAGTTCGTTTTGCAATAGGGTATGGAGATATTGAAACGGTTATAAATAGCTCTTCAGCAAACAATATGATGGGCAAAGGGTTGACAGAGACTTATGAAATATTAAATGATAAAAAAGATTCTAACCGTTATCGCTTTTATATTCAAGAGAATAAAAATATTGAAATTGCTTTGAATAGTATCGGTTTATTGTTAAGTGAAATCGAAGAGATGAAAGTTTCGAAAAAACAATCTGAATATTTATATCGCAAAGTAGTATTGCATCAAGAAATTGATCAAATAGCTGAGTCTATGCAAGTCTCGGAGAGATCGGTTTATGGGTATGAAAAGAGGTCGCATTACAAATTGTTTCATAAAATATTTGTTTCTATCGAGGAGATATTGCGATGA
- the gdhA gene encoding NADP-specific glutamate dehydrogenase has product MVEKILANLEKSNCVSDDTFLQAVSEVLTSLEPIVKSDPRYEQFAILERLVTPDRVIQFKVQWLDDNNQVHINNGYRIQFNNSLGPYKGGLRFHPSVTTGVLKFLAFEQIFKNSLTGLPIGGAKGGSDFDPKGKSDFEIMKFCHAFMRELHPYIGARVDVPAGDIGVGSREIGYLFGEYKHITRNYDGVLSGKPYAFGGSLMRPQATGYGVVYFAREMLKEELQEALEGKICTVSGAGNVALHTIEKLQQLGAIVVTCSDSYGTIYDSNGIDLPLLRHLKDEGKRLSLEGYVREIPHAVYTKKSDYPKDGHAVWNYPCFAAFPCATQNELSVSDAQKLIENGCVAVVEGANMPTEPEAIALLQQEGVLFSPGKASNAGGVAVSEFEMSQNASMEKWDFDKVDRKLDELMRQIYKRVSLTAKEYGVERNFVDGANIAAFKRIAEAMLLEGV; this is encoded by the coding sequence ATGGTCGAAAAAATCTTAGCCAATCTCGAAAAATCCAATTGTGTGAGTGATGATACATTTCTGCAAGCGGTGAGTGAAGTCCTTACTTCACTGGAGCCAATCGTTAAAAGCGATCCGCGCTATGAGCAGTTCGCCATTTTGGAACGTTTGGTAACTCCTGATCGTGTTATCCAGTTTAAAGTTCAATGGCTCGATGATAACAATCAAGTTCATATCAACAACGGCTACCGTATCCAGTTTAACAATTCTCTCGGACCCTACAAAGGGGGATTGCGGTTTCATCCCAGTGTCACGACGGGGGTTTTGAAATTTTTAGCGTTCGAGCAGATTTTTAAAAACTCTTTGACGGGTCTTCCGATCGGCGGAGCCAAGGGGGGAAGTGATTTCGATCCCAAAGGTAAAAGCGATTTCGAGATTATGAAGTTTTGTCATGCCTTTATGCGTGAACTTCACCCTTATATCGGTGCACGTGTCGATGTTCCGGCGGGTGATATCGGAGTAGGGAGCCGTGAGATCGGATACCTGTTTGGAGAGTACAAACACATTACCCGAAATTATGACGGGGTACTCAGCGGCAAACCGTATGCTTTCGGCGGATCACTCATGCGTCCGCAGGCGACGGGATACGGCGTCGTCTATTTTGCACGGGAAATGTTAAAAGAAGAGTTGCAAGAGGCATTGGAAGGGAAAATATGTACGGTGAGCGGTGCGGGGAATGTCGCCCTTCATACCATCGAAAAACTTCAACAGTTGGGTGCCATTGTGGTGACATGCAGTGATAGTTATGGGACGATCTATGATTCGAACGGGATTGATTTGCCCCTATTACGACATCTCAAAGATGAGGGGAAACGGCTCTCATTGGAAGGGTATGTTCGAGAAATCCCTCATGCTGTGTATACCAAAAAATCAGATTACCCTAAAGACGGACATGCGGTTTGGAATTATCCGTGTTTCGCGGCATTTCCGTGTGCGACACAAAATGAACTTAGTGTATCCGATGCACAAAAATTAATAGAGAATGGATGCGTTGCAGTAGTGGAAGGGGCGAATATGCCGACGGAGCCCGAAGCCATCGCACTCTTACAGCAAGAAGGTGTGTTGTTTTCCCCGGGCAAAGCATCGAATGCCGGAGGGGTAGCAGTCAGTGAGTTTGAGATGTCCCAAAATGCCTCAATGGAGAAATGGGATTTTGATAAAGTGGATCGTAAACTCGATGAATTGATGCGTCAGATATACAAACGGGTTTCACTCACGGCAAAAGAGTACGGAGTGGAACGAAACTTCGTTGACGGAGCGAATATTGCGGCCTTTAAACGGATTGCAGAGGCTATGTTGCTTGAGGGAGTTTGA
- a CDS encoding sulfite exporter TauE/SafE family protein produces MTIELALLGIGVGTLSGFFGIGGGTVSVPILLYLGFGIKEAIGISVMQMVAGSLMAAWIHHKKQTYVVNDIKYFGYGGILGAMVGGFLVKVLDATILEWFFLTIVAFTLGRLAFSNPVPTRSEVINRPLYTVIGSGIGVFSGMLGVGGSILMTPILVSFMGFPLKKASAVGLFFVMFTSASAFGTLLWLGMINVHAGLIMALSSLVGIMIGIWLLNLVKISQYKQILIVFYVFIFAITAYKLIAG; encoded by the coding sequence ATGACGATAGAATTAGCTCTTTTAGGGATTGGGGTCGGCACACTCTCGGGATTTTTCGGAATCGGCGGTGGTACGGTCAGTGTCCCCATTTTACTTTATTTGGGTTTCGGTATCAAAGAAGCGATCGGTATATCGGTGATGCAGATGGTGGCAGGGTCGTTAATGGCGGCTTGGATTCACCATAAAAAGCAGACTTATGTCGTAAATGATATCAAATATTTCGGATACGGCGGTATACTCGGAGCAATGGTTGGAGGCTTCTTGGTCAAAGTACTGGATGCGACGATTTTAGAATGGTTTTTTTTAACTATCGTGGCGTTTACTTTGGGGCGCTTAGCGTTCTCCAATCCCGTCCCGACACGATCTGAAGTGATAAATCGACCTCTTTACACGGTCATTGGAAGTGGAATAGGGGTGTTTTCCGGGATGTTAGGAGTAGGAGGATCTATCCTTATGACTCCGATATTGGTGAGTTTTATGGGCTTTCCTCTGAAAAAAGCATCGGCAGTGGGGCTTTTCTTTGTCATGTTCACCTCTGCTTCGGCTTTTGGAACCTTGCTCTGGCTGGGGATGATTAATGTGCATGCCGGATTGATCATGGCGCTCAGCTCTCTGGTGGGAATAATGATAGGGATTTGGCTTTTAAATCTTGTTAAAATAAGCCAATACAAACAGATATTGATCGTTTTTTACGTATTTATTTTTGCCATTACGGCATACAAACTGATCGCGGGGTAA